The Scyliorhinus torazame isolate Kashiwa2021f chromosome 7, sScyTor2.1, whole genome shotgun sequence genome has a window encoding:
- the bcl10 gene encoding B-cell lymphoma/leukemia 10 isoform X1, producing the protein MESVQLTEDEMAEIKKEALEKLRPTLCEKVIAERHYDYLRAKRILSKEDTEEISYQISSRRKAGKLLDHLTENPKGLDMLISSIRREGTQNFLVQRITDEVQKIKNDKLLQKAGSFSSSCETSKEISGTNHLSAFLSVESNPPRTEANILFHPEGECSPVPSSSPTLSPLDLQSMSLLEKAVNLSNVETLPTALSLPRPGEPGAPSLPPELEAESEGACSNSSDTEFLPLRSRAP; encoded by the exons GCTTTAGAGAAGCTGAGGCCTACATTATGTGAGAAGGTCATTGCAGAGAGACACTATGATTACTTGCGAGCAAAAAGGATATTGTCCAAGGAAGATACGGAGGAGATTTCTTACCAGATATCAAGTAGGCGGAAGGCGGGGAAACTGCTTGACCACCTAACGGAAAACCCGAAGGGCCTGGATATGCTGATCAGTTCCATCCGGCGAGAAGGGACACAGAACTTCCTCGTCCAGCGAATAACAGATGAGGTGCAGAAGATTAAAAATGATAAACTGCTCCAGAAAG CAGGATCCTTTTCCAGCAGTTGTGAGACGTCCAAAGAAATATCCGGAACAAACCACCTGTCTGCGTTTCTTTCCGTTGAGTCCAACCCGCCGAGGACAGAAGCAAACATTCTGTTTCACCCTGAAGGAGAATGCAGCCCCGTGCCGTCTAGCTCGCCGACTCTCTCCCCGTTAGATTTGCAATCCATGTCCTTGCTGGAGAAGGCAGTCAATCTGAGCAATGTGGAAACCCTGCCGACAGCATTAAGCCTCCCCAGGCCAGGGGAACCTGGGGCTCCATCCCTTCCTCCTGAACTCGAGGCTGAATCCGAAGGAGCATGTAGCAATTCCAGTGACACTGAATTCTTGCCCTTGAGGTCGCGTGCACCGTGA
- the bcl10 gene encoding B-cell lymphoma/leukemia 10 isoform X2: MESVQLTEDEMAEIKKEALEKLRPTLCEKVIAERHYDYLRAKRILSKEDTEEISYQISSRRKAGKLLDHLTENPKGLDMLISSIRREGTQNFLVQRITDEVQKIKNDKLLQKGSFSSSCETSKEISGTNHLSAFLSVESNPPRTEANILFHPEGECSPVPSSSPTLSPLDLQSMSLLEKAVNLSNVETLPTALSLPRPGEPGAPSLPPELEAESEGACSNSSDTEFLPLRSRAP, encoded by the exons GCTTTAGAGAAGCTGAGGCCTACATTATGTGAGAAGGTCATTGCAGAGAGACACTATGATTACTTGCGAGCAAAAAGGATATTGTCCAAGGAAGATACGGAGGAGATTTCTTACCAGATATCAAGTAGGCGGAAGGCGGGGAAACTGCTTGACCACCTAACGGAAAACCCGAAGGGCCTGGATATGCTGATCAGTTCCATCCGGCGAGAAGGGACACAGAACTTCCTCGTCCAGCGAATAACAGATGAGGTGCAGAAGATTAAAAATGATAAACTGCTCCAGAAAG GATCCTTTTCCAGCAGTTGTGAGACGTCCAAAGAAATATCCGGAACAAACCACCTGTCTGCGTTTCTTTCCGTTGAGTCCAACCCGCCGAGGACAGAAGCAAACATTCTGTTTCACCCTGAAGGAGAATGCAGCCCCGTGCCGTCTAGCTCGCCGACTCTCTCCCCGTTAGATTTGCAATCCATGTCCTTGCTGGAGAAGGCAGTCAATCTGAGCAATGTGGAAACCCTGCCGACAGCATTAAGCCTCCCCAGGCCAGGGGAACCTGGGGCTCCATCCCTTCCTCCTGAACTCGAGGCTGAATCCGAAGGAGCATGTAGCAATTCCAGTGACACTGAATTCTTGCCCTTGAGGTCGCGTGCACCGTGA